The following coding sequences lie in one Azospirillum humicireducens genomic window:
- a CDS encoding class I SAM-dependent methyltransferase — protein sequence MDADSIRAAYRRYAGFYDKVFGVLLASGRHAAVEWLNRRGNLRILEVGVGTGLSLSDYRKDNRVVGIDLSTDMLKVAQERVERERLDHVEGLLEMDAGKLAFADGSFDVVVAMYVMTVVPDPQGTMAELERVCKPGGDIVIVNHFAAPRPGVRRAVEGWLSPLSKKLGWRPDFTLDAMMTGSRLAVESIRTLPPFGLFSLLHCRRG from the coding sequence ATGGACGCCGACTCCATTCGCGCCGCCTACCGCCGCTATGCGGGTTTCTACGACAAGGTGTTCGGGGTGCTTCTGGCGTCCGGCCGCCATGCGGCGGTGGAGTGGCTGAACCGCCGCGGAAACCTGCGGATTCTGGAGGTCGGCGTCGGCACCGGCCTGTCGCTGTCCGATTACCGCAAGGACAACCGCGTCGTCGGCATCGACCTGTCGACCGACATGCTGAAGGTCGCGCAGGAGCGGGTGGAGCGCGAGAGGCTCGACCATGTCGAAGGGCTGCTGGAGATGGATGCCGGCAAGCTGGCCTTCGCCGATGGCAGCTTCGACGTGGTGGTCGCCATGTATGTCATGACCGTCGTTCCCGATCCCCAGGGCACGATGGCGGAGTTGGAGCGCGTCTGCAAACCGGGCGGCGACATCGTGATCGTCAACCACTTCGCCGCGCCGCGCCCCGGCGTCCGCCGCGCGGTGGAGGGCTGGCTGTCGCCGCTGTCGAAGAAGCTGGGCTGGCGGCCCGATTTCACTCTGGACGCGATGATGACCGGATCGCGGCTGGCGGTGGA
- a CDS encoding glycosyltransferase family 39 protein codes for MTGKTCAFRRMFGDPWDLAAAFGLLALLGLVAATFRHYGISNDEEVQHVYGAKLIDWYRSGFTDTSAFTYKNLYLYGGLFDMAAVALAPFLPFDPYETRHLLCALIGVAGVAVVWAVGRRLAGPRAGLLAGLLLALCGPWYGGLFNHTKDVPFAMLMMAAVALLIRIVGQMPRPRWGTVLGFGLVVGLALGIRVGALMLAGYVAAALVGWVVAGGLSAPRLRQGVSGALRLLPALPVAYGVMAVFWPWAVLEPLNPLRALADFSHFHYPIRTMLGGTEYWMYEVPRSYLAWYLAIKLPLVMLAGAALGLLALPGMMRSDLVDEEGKARAVACGLVALAALFPVVWFTLTHSPGYTAIRHFLFVLPPLAVLGGIGLDRLLGWAGAWRFGVSQRSGRGLSAAALAGGFLALVLGREAVVLESLHPNEYVYFNELVGGVAGAVRKYDVDYWANSLPEAVENLAEVIAEEEARTHRHRTYSVAVCAEPLAFEKLAPANMRWVTDWTRADFFIAPTQEDCDTLMTGPTVAEVERGGAVLAVVKDLRRPAEPSETVEMARLRSGRQQRHWW; via the coding sequence TGCTGGCGCTTCTGGGGCTGGTAGCCGCCACCTTCCGGCATTACGGCATCTCCAATGACGAGGAGGTGCAGCATGTCTATGGCGCCAAGCTGATCGACTGGTACCGCAGCGGCTTCACCGATACGTCGGCCTTCACCTACAAGAACCTCTATCTCTATGGCGGGCTGTTCGACATGGCGGCGGTGGCGCTCGCCCCGTTTCTGCCCTTCGACCCTTACGAGACACGGCACCTGTTGTGTGCCCTGATCGGGGTGGCGGGCGTGGCTGTGGTCTGGGCGGTCGGGCGCCGGCTGGCCGGTCCGCGGGCGGGCCTGCTCGCCGGGCTGCTGCTGGCGCTGTGCGGACCGTGGTACGGCGGGCTGTTCAACCACACCAAGGACGTACCCTTCGCCATGTTGATGATGGCGGCGGTGGCGCTGCTGATCCGGATCGTCGGGCAGATGCCGCGGCCGCGCTGGGGCACGGTGCTCGGGTTCGGTCTTGTCGTCGGGCTGGCGCTGGGGATCCGGGTCGGGGCGCTGATGCTGGCCGGCTATGTGGCGGCGGCGCTGGTGGGGTGGGTGGTTGCCGGCGGTCTCTCCGCGCCCCGGTTGCGCCAAGGCGTCTCCGGCGCGCTGCGTCTGTTGCCGGCCTTGCCGGTCGCCTATGGGGTGATGGCGGTCTTCTGGCCCTGGGCGGTGCTGGAGCCGCTGAACCCGTTGCGGGCATTGGCCGATTTCTCGCATTTCCATTACCCGATCCGCACCATGCTGGGCGGTACGGAATATTGGATGTACGAGGTGCCGCGCAGCTACCTGGCCTGGTATCTCGCCATCAAGCTGCCGCTGGTGATGTTGGCCGGCGCGGCGCTGGGGTTGCTGGCGCTGCCCGGCATGATGCGCTCCGACCTCGTGGATGAGGAGGGAAAGGCGCGCGCTGTCGCTTGCGGGCTGGTCGCACTGGCGGCACTGTTTCCGGTCGTCTGGTTCACCCTCACCCATTCCCCCGGCTATACCGCGATCCGCCATTTCCTGTTCGTGCTGCCGCCCTTGGCGGTGTTGGGCGGCATCGGACTCGACCGGCTTCTGGGGTGGGCCGGCGCCTGGAGGTTCGGCGTGTCGCAGCGCAGCGGGCGCGGGCTTTCCGCCGCAGCCCTGGCCGGGGGCTTTCTGGCGCTGGTGCTGGGTCGGGAGGCGGTGGTCCTGGAATCGCTGCATCCAAACGAATACGTCTATTTCAATGAGCTGGTCGGCGGCGTGGCCGGAGCGGTGCGCAAATACGATGTGGATTACTGGGCGAACAGCCTGCCCGAAGCGGTGGAGAATCTGGCGGAGGTGATCGCAGAGGAGGAGGCGCGCACCCACCGCCACCGCACCTACAGCGTCGCCGTCTGCGCCGAACCGCTGGCCTTCGAGAAACTGGCGCCGGCCAACATGCGCTGGGTGACCGACTGGACCCGCGCCGACTTCTTCATCGCTCCGACGCAGGAGGATTGCGACACGCTGATGACCGGCCCGACAGTGGCGGAGGTCGAGCGCGGCGGCGCAGTTCTGGCGGTGGTGAAGGACCTGCGCAGGCCGGCGGAGCCGTCCGAGACCGTCGAGATGGCCCGCCTGCGCAGCGGTCGCCAACAGCGCCACTGGTGGTGA